A stretch of Phragmites australis chromosome 12, lpPhrAust1.1, whole genome shotgun sequence DNA encodes these proteins:
- the LOC133887214 gene encoding wall-associated receptor kinase 3-like, translating to MHASGSDHRASFNTRIITSMQHPVVAMPQVLWFFLTPALVIISHLVVPPPVAAAATVSGMAPSAVPQPRASCPDKCGNVDIPYPFGIGDDCAWPALGNFNITCNHSFSPPRPYSGDFEIINITVEAGEMRVFNPVSYICYNSSNTAEPNGTGWSLELASSFLISKTRNMFTAIGCYTEAYLGGKTAHSNYLTGCISYCESLGDAAQDNDECAGLGCCQMGISGSIRTIGVDWGTLNSNPAWKYSPCSYAFVAEKGWYHFHREDLSRDGTKSFLSRVGERRANPLVLDWAIRNNGSCLLPPEASGGKPTAAACVSEHSLCVSATQGEGYLCNCSQGYTGNPYVIGGCTNINECELQKSYPTWLYPCYSGSTCHDTEGTDRQMQRPEYRSREFAFAAVLCAIVLLVILAYFGPKKLKRRKQRMCFDKNGGQILKGAEINIFTQEQLENITNRYTTPIGEGNFGKVFMGKIEGDQQVTVKCSSPKGKELPREEFVKEITIQFRIRHANLARLIGCCLETDVPMLVFEYFPNGSLYKLLHVTRHQVLPLPARLNIAIGSAEALAYMHSPGGQNHVHGDIKSDNILIDNNLMPKVSDFGSSKLMSIDRCAWEVKADRSYMDPVYMKTDRFTEKSDVYSFGVVLLELITRKKVKYDGSNSLPIDFIKSCKEEGNGRTMYDRDILAEGDAQSQAYMECLDRIGKLAVRCLKEDVDERPTMAEVVEELKQAKFEACGGPCSEAS from the exons ATGCATGCATCCGGATCGGACCATAGAGCTAGCTTCAATACACGAATTATTACTAGCATGCAACACCCAGTAGTAGCCATGCCACAAGTGCTGTGGTTTTTCCTTACGCCCGCCCTAGTGATTATTTCTCATCTGGTGGTGCCACCGCCAGTGGCAGCGGCAGCCACCGTCTCCGGAATGGCCCCGTCGGCGGTGCCACAACCACGGGCAAGCTGCCCCGACAAGTGCGGCAACGTAGACATTCCCTACCCATTTGGCATCGGCGACGACTGTGCCTGGCCGGCATTGGGTAACTTCAATATCACTTGCAACCATAGCTTTAGTCCTCCAAGACCATACTCTGGCGACTTTGAGATCATTAACATCACGGTGGAGGCCGGTGAGATGCGCGTCTTCAACCCCGTGTCGTACATCTGCTACAACTCATCCAACACCGCCGAACCCAACGGAACGGGCTGGTCATTAGAACTCGCCAGTTCGTTTCTGATCTCGAAAACGCGCAACATGTTTACGGCCATCGGCTGCTACACGGAGGCATATCTCGGAGGCAAGACGGCCCACTCGAACTACTTGACCGGCTGCATCAGCTATTGCGAGAGCTTGGGCGATGCGGCTCAAGACaacgacgagtgcgcggggctcGGCTGCTGCCAGATGGGCATCTCGGGCAGCATTCGCACGATAGGGGTCGACTGGGGAACCCTCAATTCCAATCCTGCGTGGAAGTACAGCCCCTGTAGCTACGCCTTCGTGGCCGAGAAAGGCTG GTACCATTTCCACCGAGAAGATCTCAGTCGGGACGGAACCAAGAGCTTTCTCAGCCGGGTTGGAGAGAGAAGAGCTAACCCATTGGTGCTTGACTGGGCCATCAGGAACAAtggctcttgcctcctcccgccgGAGGCAAGCGGAGGTAAACCGACAGCTGCAGCCTGTGTCAGCGAGCACAGCCTGTGCGTCAGCGCTACACAGGGGGAAGGGTATCTATGCAATTGCTCCCAGGGATACACGGGAAATCCATATGTCATTGGCGGATGCACAA ATATTAACGAGTGCGAGCTGCAAAAATCATATCCTACGTGGTTATATCCTTGTTACAGTGGTAGCACATGCCATGACACGGAAG GTACCGACAGGCAAATGCAACGCCCTGAATATCGATCTCGTGAATTTGCATTTGCAGCTGTATTATGTGCTATCGTCCTTCTGGTAATCCTAGCATATTTTGGTCCTAAGAAGCTTAAGAGACGGAAGCAGAGGATGTGTTTCGACAAAAATGGTGGTCAAATACTGAAGGGAGCGGAGATCAACATCTTCACGCAAGAGCAGCTCGAGAATATCACAAACCGCTACACCACACCCATTGGAGAAGGAAACTTCGGCAAGGTCTTCATGGGGAAGATCGAAGGCGACCAACAAGTCACGGTTAAGTGCTCCTCCCCGAAAGGCAAGGAGCTCCCGCGGGAGGAGTTCGTGAAAGAGATCACCATCCAGTTCCGGATCAGGCACGCCAACTTGGCCCGCCTCATCGGATGCTGCCTGGAGACGGACGTCCCCATGCTGGTCTTCGAGTACTTCCCCAATGGGAGCCTCTACAAACTGCTTCATGTCACGAGGCATCAAGTGCTTCCACTGCCGGCACGCCTGAACATTGCAATCGGCTCCGCAGAAGCCCTCGCCTACATGCATTCTCCTGGTGGCCAGAACCATGTCCATGGTGACATCAAATCTGACAACATCCTCATCGACAACAACCTCATGCCCAAGGTCTCCGACTTCGGGTCATCCAAGCTCATGTCGATCGACAGGTGCGCTTGGGAAGTGAAAGCGGATAGGAGCTACATGGACCCAGTGTACATGAAGACGGACCGCTTCACGGAGAAGAGCGACGTCTACAGCTTTGGCGTGGTGCTCCTAGAGCTCATCACAAGGAAGAAGGTCAAATATGATGGGAGCAACAGCCTTCCCATAGACTTCATCAAGTCCTGCAAGGAGGAGGGCAATGGAAGGACAATGTACGACAGAGACATCTTGGCTGAAGGCGATGCTCAATCTCAAGCTTACATGGAGTGCCTTGATAGGATCGGCAAGCTTGCGGTTCGATGCCTCAAGGAAGACGTGGATGAGAGACCGACCATGgcagaggtggtggaggagcttAAGCAAGCCAAGTTTGAGGCTTGCGGAGGCCCATGTTCCGAGGCGAGCTAA